The stretch of DNA CAATGGAAGCTATTGATAAATacagttggttcgctatatttacccgggtttcggattaacaaaattatgctaatgactcattgataaccagttgcagtaaacgacttcccagaaaattaggtaaaaactgcattaatggtcatattttaaaatacattaaaataacattagggtaggtataaatttgttacaatattgcagttgaattgattctttgccagtgttgacattgtatgtttggtggaaatatttaaaaatgcctagacgtgtgttagatgtagatagtctaatttgtagtgtacataagtattttacttgaggatgaaaaagaaaatggcggtcctttaaaatcggtaatgtctgttcaacaacgcgtatgtgatgctctaggaattagttttttttcctaagttaatggcactggcaaagccaaaaggccagtcatgtctaggaattagtgaaaccaaactaagaggagtattacaaaatcgcaataatgaacggccgaaagaagataaCCGAAAAAAttgcctatcattgaaaacgaaagatattccagatggaaaaaaatttgaaattcgtgataccatttatcgaatgcgagccaacaaggaacatgtgaccttaaatacaattctctcggaattaaaagatagaaaatttgacgaaattggtaGAACAAGTCTatagtgatacataatttgggtttcaaatttcaaaaagaggataacagaaaagctttttgtgaaagaagttctgttgtgcataaaagaattaactttctaagaaaatattctaaattaaaagaagaaagggcaaattttataaatttagacgaaacatggatattttctaggggtgcaaccaagagaatacggcaagatgataacgtaaagtctatcaaacatactgatggagaagggaagcgacacataattttacatgcaggagggaaatcgggttttatagaaggtgctgatttaatattttcatctaaatcaaaatcaagtgactatcacgataatatgaacacagaaatgtttgtaaaatggttacatgaaaaacttctcccaggtttaagtgagcccagcgtaattatttttgacaatgcaccttaccattctgaagtattaaacaaaagtccaacgaattcttggactgttaataaaattaaagaatggttgacaaaggaacatataccatttacacaacatattttaaaatcagaattattacgcttggcaaatatccacgcaaaaccaaaaacctttgttgtggatcagattattgaaagttacggtcatcaagttttacgtctgccaccgtatcattgccagtttaatcccatcgaatatatatggggaatagcaaaacaatattatgacaaccatattgggcctaacggttatagcgacgacgcagttcgggaaacttggcgaaaggcactttcaattataactccagaagtgtggtgcaactgtatattcaagtgcgagaaactaatagaagataggtggactcgtgaaaataaaataaactaaataagtccaatcataataacaattaatggtgatgacactgatgatgatgatgacgattatgatatttttgatgataatgactgattttcatttttgttggcaagttaaatttttttatttttcattagaaattctctccatggaacaaatatacatagaccatattttctgtgtgaagtgtaatataaaattatcattaggtttatattagccacattagactccattaatgaagtaattctccttattatactgtcaattatataaaagattttccattattatttaattaaaaaaagttatggattatttttcatttcatttgaccagttgatatttccccaaagagcaggtaattaaaactgggtacttacaataaaatttttaatccgaaacccgcgtaaatatagcgagcCGACTATATAGATAAGCTATCAACAATGAGTTTTTGAtagattttactttttttatatttcttcatgttattgtttagttcgacaatgtaactctTTTATTTATACATCAATGATTGAATCGTGATTTAGTTGAAATAATAATAGCCTTTTATACAACCGTAGGCAATTGTTGTGTGcgcgtatattccagtgctattattcttaaatccggtcctgatgcgccGCTCAAGTCAAACCGACAACGTGGTCGGCCATTCtcccgtaagaaatacattgtctatcttacctgcactgcattctaactgtggcttctactatagtaAATGCGACGTTGGTGGAATTTTGAGCACACACGTGTTTATTGCCAATATTAATTTAACAAACAATTATTCACatgcagtttattaacaaaataaaacgtcatcaatcaaaacaaaagtttactttatttttacaaaacaaatacacaaaacaacaaaacttttattattattttatacaaaactttatttttaaaatgttatagTCGTTTATAGGTTAGTATGTacaaatggaaagtttttaataaaaattgaagAATATACACTCCCATTACTCatgattattcttctttttacaataaaaaaggACTAAACTTATTTGGGTTATTAATACTGAAAGGTAGGCGATTTTGTGTTGTATGCACAAACCATGCATACTGTATGGTCTGTGGTTGTATGTCTCAAACAATATATGTCAAAATATTCCCAAGCTGagcaaaatatatttattatagtaTTTGTTGTAAATATTTCATGACTTATGTCAACTTCGTAGAGGTAAGATCATACGAATAatacaagaaaatgaaaaattcaaGAGATCCTGGACACATaacaaactaaaaataattttaactcTCTTGTTTCATTTCTACTTCTACGTGATGGACTTCTCTAAGATGGTTTGTCAAAAATTCACCTACAGAAAAATTTTccgaacaaatttcacacttctTAGTTTTGTGTAACCTTTCATGTATATTCAAAGCGTAATTTGTAGCGAAACCTTTCTCGCAAATTTTACAAAAGTATTCCTTGGCTTCTTCTGTTCCATGTTTCGATTTCAAATGAGATTTTAATGAAACCCGTTGTCTGAAACCTTCTAAACAAATTTGACAGACAAAAggtttctcattagtatgttGCCTTTCATGAGTTTTTAAAGCATATCTAGATGAAAAGCCAGTACCACAATATTCACACACATGATTTCTCAGTTTTTCGTGAGTCATTCGGACATGTGCGATTAAATGCCAGTTGGTAAAGAAAGCTTTTCCACATTTAGTACATTTAAAGTTTCTTAGACCCAAATGTGCCGATTTCTTATGCAACAAAAACTTATATTTTATTCGAAAGCCTTTACCACATTCTTCACAAATGTACTGTTGAGCAGTTTGTTCGTGGTAACGAAAGATGTGAGTTCTTACACCGGTAAAATTTTTGAACGTGGCTCCACAAATAGAACAACTTGATGGACCTGATTCATGCATCCTGATGTGTTTCCTCATGTTGTCTGATCTAAGGACTCTCTGACAAATATGACATTGGCGTTTCTCGTGTTTTTTGTGGTGCTTAGTGAACGTACGTttatctaaaaaacaaaaaaaaatagaaaatagcaGAACAATAATCTTTGTACGTAGCAGAATTAATGATGTATCCAGTAATACGGCGATATATGTTATAATTACGatacataattcaaaataaacCACCAGCTATTAGAAATATACAACCTAATATAATATGTTACCACTGTTCTGAAATTCTAGTTAGGAGAAATTGAAAACAGAACTTGTGAAGTTATGTatattaagttaaatattgtgtttatatgggattacgCCACAAATCATTGTACTTATCATTGAaatttgatgtttcaatttccactccggaaatcgttttcaaaatattaaaaaaattgttaaagtgtATAACCTTCGGCTGATAACGATATGATTCTCGCACCGACTGATTCAAATTTTTACGATTTAAGCCCcgctaatttttatttcaatctgTCCTTCACAGTACCTTTCGAACGTGCCTGTGTCTAGTTCATTCGTAGTTTAGTAAGTGGACAGTGTGTATCATTAACAGacattttgaatataatatacgATTCGGTCACACAAACCGACGTTAAAGTTGCCGTCTGCCGTGGCATTTTAAGGTAAGAATAATTCGTTCGATTTTTTGTTTGCAGTActgatttatattatattttagggCACACGTTTACAATGAATTACGAGATGAAACAATAGTGGCTATTGCCGCTTCATGGGAAAGTTTTAACTGATTCAGAGGCAGAACCAGATGATGATGAAAGTTTGATAAATGACCATATTATAGAAACTATTGAGGATATAGACTCGGAAGAGGAGtttaaaaatgaacaaaactcACCTATTCTTGAAGAAATGTTAGTCGAACAAGCTGCAAGAATACCCTGTCTTATCGGTAAAGATGGAACTACCAGGTGGCGAAAATATCCTGCATCAGCACGGAATGTTCGAACACGCGCTGAAAGTATTGTCACCCATTTACCTGGCCCTAAGGGAGATATAAGGCATAAAAATAAAGCCtcagaaatatgggaatgccTCTTTTCTCCAAACATATTGGAAAAAATTGTTACTTACACCAACAAATTTCTAGAAATGCAAACCTATGACGTTTCGCAAAATCGTTCTTTTAGACCGActaatttattagaaataaaagcaTTATTGGGACTTTTATATATTTCTGGTAATAGTGAAGATGACCGGAGAAACGCTGAAGATTTATTTAAGACAAACGAAATGGCTATGGACATATTCCGACTTATGTTATTTCAGTTTTTGTTGAAACATATTCGTTTCAACGATAAAGCTACCAGCCAAGAAAGAGTACAAGTCGACGAATTAGCTCCAATTAGGGAAATTTAGGACGAGTTTGGGAATGCGATAGCAGTGATGCATACATTTACACAGATGGGCCTAAAAGTGAAAAAGTGTGTATTTTGCATTTATTATACCGGCCATCCAACATGTGGAAAAGTATCGTATTTcaaatatatatacaatttttGTAGCAGAAGCTTTAGCAATAAATAAAGCGCTTGATTGGTGtgaaaaaaaaatccaattaAGAGAGCTGTAATTATATCTGATTCCAAATCGGTTTTGCAAGCACTTATTGGATCTCCaattaaacactttaaaaatgATATAACACTAAACGTTAAATCGAAACTATGGTCTTTAATGcagaaacaaaaaaatgcaaatttgtTTGGATTAAGGGACATGCAGGTATTACTGGCAATGAAAAAGTAGATATGGCAGCCAAAAGTTCTTGTGACACTCGAATAGAAGCAACGATTGAAAGTAATAATGATTTTTTGCCACTAATAAAGAAAGATGCCAAGAATAAATGGTATACTTTCTATAAAACAGTTCGTACGCAGAGAATATGCAGAAATAACGTTATAAGATCCTAATTATACCGATTCATACATGGAATCTTTGACGGATTGTACTGCTGCGCTATATATATGGTCTTTCAATTCATCTTAGCGATAGCAAAGCTTTTACTGAAGTGTACACTTTATATTCTTCAAATAGCTCAAAAGGATAGAAACCGATTTTGTTAAATTGTGTTTCGTTCAACGTCACTAAAATAGGTGGCACCTCTTGTAGCTACCACGACTTGTGGGAAACAAGCAGGGACATTCGCCGACCGTCTTTTTATGAATTTGTATCTTTCCCGGATCTCTGATGAAGCAGGGAATATGCTAAAATAACGTTATAAGATCCTAATGATACGGATTCATACACTGAATGTTTGACGAATTGTACTGTTGCGCCTTCATTTTTATACTGTAAAATCGCAGTGTCTTACGGATACGAAGACAGTGCGATTTTACAGTATTACAGTGTAAAAAT from Diabrotica undecimpunctata isolate CICGRU chromosome 4, icDiaUnde3, whole genome shotgun sequence encodes:
- the LOC140439309 gene encoding uncharacterized protein, with protein sequence MITPVALYQCRLCLNKTPHRVNIFGGDFPWMLDVLASIRVHEEDGLPKYSCAKCAKEVQMALMVKKRIIKAHQFLLEALKKKREVFQRTVIPTIVNKVKSSVPNKTKTAKQKEVSKESKPIIKQNQTQSESKLVQNSNEATTNEDANEESVKHDISTEVAEKSSAKQKTKTTRQKAVSKKSRPIIKLHKGSLDQDLENTDFNCETCNLTFPDKRTFTKHHKKHEKRQCHICQRVLRSDNMRKHIRMHESGPSSCSICGATFKNFTGVRTHIFRYHEQTAQQYICEECGKGFRIKYKFLLHKKSAHLGLRNFKCTKCGKAFFTNWHLIAHVRMTHEKLRNHVCEYCGTGFSSRYALKTHERQHTNEKPFVCQICLEGFRQRVSLKSHLKSKHGTEEAKEYFCKICEKGFATNYALNIHERLHKTKKCEICSENFSVGEFLTNHLREVHHVEVEMKQES